From the genome of Halogranum gelatinilyticum:
ACAGGACGCGCCGTCCGCTCAGGGGCGTCTGCCAGCGGGTCGTCTGCTCCCTCGTATCGAGTGCCCACGCGACCGCATTGTCGCCCTCGTTTTCGATCAGCGAGGTCCCGTAGAGCGTCCGGCCGTCGGCACGGAGCACACCCATGTTGCCTGCATCCGTCACCGGTTTCGCACGCCACTGTTCTCGGCCCGTCTCAGCGTCGAGCGCGAACACGTGTCCGCCGTCGCCGCTCACCTCGCCGGTGAAGTAGACCGTCCCGTCGACGACGAGCGGGTTCCGAACGTTGTAGGCCTCGGGGAGCAGTTCCTGGGTCGTCCACGCCAGCTCGCCCGTCGTCCGGTCGGACGCGCGGAGTCCGTCACCACCGTCGCCACCGGTAAACACGAACGAGTCCGAGAGGACGACCGCGTTCGACGCCCGGCCCAGGTTCTCCTGACGCCACGCGATGCAGGCCGAGGACGTGCCGACGCTTTCCTCGGGGACGTAGCCCGTGCCGGCAGCGTCGCTCTGGGGCTGGCCCCAGTCGTCCGTCGGCGCGCCCGACAGCGAGCGGTCGGCCGGACACGCGAGCTCGTCGAGTGTCGCCGCGGGCGTCTCGGTCGGTTCCTCCGTCGCGGTGGCCGTCGGTTCTCCTGCCGTCTCCGAAGGCGGCGACTCGGTCGCTGTCGACCCTTCGGTTCCGGCGTCGGTCTCCGAGAACTGGAGACAGCCCGCCGTGCCCACGGCCATCCCGGCAGCCAAGAACGCTCGTCGATGCATACGGGATTCCACCGAAGGGGCCGTAATATCGTTTCTGGACTGTCACGATGTCTGCCAGGAGTCCCCGGTCGTTGCTCTGTTCTGCGTCTCAGGAGCGACGCTTCGGTGAGAGCGACCGCCTACCCGAACGCGCCGAGACTCGACTGGACGTCCTTCTCCGTCCGTCCCGCTTCGACTTCGTAGCCGACGAGGTCGCGCATATCGACCGCGTAGGTGCTGCCCGCGTGGTCGAGGACGAGCAGCCGACCCTTCGTCCCGCGGACCGTCCCCGTCGCGATGGTCTCGGCCATCGGCTGGTCGGCGAGGTCGAAGCCGTAGTCGAACTCGAACGTCTCGATGGGGTCGAACTCGGCGACGAACTCGTTCCACAGGTCGGCGTCGACGGCGCGGTGTAGCCCCTCACGTTTCGTCGGGACGCGCACGCGGTCGGTCACGGTTTCGGCGATGCCGGCCTCGATCTCGCGGGCGACCCGGCCGTTGTCGACCGTCCGGATGTGGGCCGCGCGGTCGGCACCCTGCTCGCGCAGGCGGGTGTCGAGCCGCCAGTGCTTCGTCACGCCGACCTTGAACACGTTGGGCGCGAACGCCGCGAGGTAGACCGCGTGGTCGTCGTAGCAGTCCATCTCGTCTTTCAGGCAGGTGCCGGTACAGCGGGCACAGACCCACGTGTACTGGTGGTCCCGACAGTAGGGTGCTCGCGGAGCGTCGCAGGCGATGTGGGTCTCCTCGTGGACCGTCCCGGCGCAGTGACGCTCGCCGAGCGTGTAGGCGAGGTCGGTCCCGGCGTCGAGGGCGACGTAGTCGAGTCCGTCGCCGTCGCTGACGAGGAGTCCGGCGTCGTCGCCCGAATCGTAGCCGACGATTTGCACGACAGGGAGGTAGCAGTGGGGGAGTAAAGATGTGTCTCTCCGCCAGGCCGGGTCGACGGTGACTGTGTCACTGACACGGTGGCCGACGGAGACCCTCCCCGTGGTGTTTTATTCCTGCCAGTCGAGGAGAAACGTATGCTCGATGCGACGCTCGCCGCCGACACAGAGGGCGACACCGTTCGGTTCACACTGACGGTCGAAAACACCGGAACCGACGCCGAGACGCTCTCCTTTCGCGACAGCCAACGCGCGGAGTTCGTCGCCCGCAGTGGAGAGACGGAGGTCTGGCGGTGGAGCGAGGGGCAGCTGTTCGCGCAGATGCTCGGCTCGGAGACGGTCGAGCCGGGGGCGACCGTGACTTACGAGGCCGAGTGGGAGGTCGCGAGCGGGGGGACGTACACCGTCGTCGGCACGGTCGTCGCCGACGACTGCGACGTCAGCGCGGAAGCGACGGTCTCCGTCTGATTACTCCGTCAGTTCGTCGATGAGGTCGCGGGCGGCCTTCCGGACCGCGTCGTCCGAGGAGGTCGTCGGCTCCCAGCCGAGTGCCGAGAGCTTCTCGATGGAGAGTCGCATCTTCGGGACGTCGCCCTTCCAGCCGCGGTCGCCGCCGGTGTAGCTGTAGTCGGGATCGAGGCCCATCTCGTCGGCGACGATGTCGGCGATGGTCGTCACCGAGGTCGTCGTCCGCGTGCCGAGGTTGTAGGTGTTCATGTCCTTCGTCGCGTGCTCGACGACGTGACACATCGCGTCCACGCAGTCGGAGACGTGGAGGTAAGACTTCTCCTGGCGGCCGTTGCCGAGAATCTCCAGCTCCTCGGGGTCGTCGATGAGCTTCTGGATGAAGTCCGGGACGACGTTGCCGCGCTGGTGCGGGCCGACGATGTTGGCGAAGCGGAAGACCCACGCGGTGAACTCGTCCGAGTGGGCGTAGGTGGAGATGAGTCCCTCGTCGGCGAGTTTGCTCGCGCCGTAGACGCTGATGGGTTCGAGCGGCGCGTAGTCTTCGGGCGTCGGCATCGGAGCCTCGCCGTAGACGGTCGACGACGAGGTGAACGCGAGGTTCGTCACGCCGACCTCGGCCATCCGTTCGAGGAGGTTGTAGGTCATCTCGGTGTTCTCCTCGAACAGCTGGCGTGGGTTCGCGTAATTCGTGTCGGTGTAGGCCGCGAAGTGGAAGACGACGTCGACGTCTTCGGTGACGGCCGTGGCGACGTCGTCGGCGTCGGTCATGTCGCACTCGACGAACTCGACACCCTCGGGGACGCGGTCTCTGCTACCTTTCGAGAGGTCGTCGGCGACGACGACGTCGTTGTCGGCCGCGAGCCGTGCCGCGAGATGCGAGCCGACGAGGCCCGCACCGCCGGTGACGACGACGCGCTTGTCGGAGAGCTTCATGCCCGCGAGTGCGACAGCCGGAAGTAAGGCTATTCTGGTTCGGCGAACCCCCCGACGAACTTTCATATCACTTGCGCGCCTACTGTGAAGAACGGACAGGCGACCCGCTGTCCACCCGCCCACCATGACGCTTACAGAGTTTATCCGGGAGATGGAGGACCGTCGCAAGACGGTGACCGTCTTCGCCCGCAGACCGCAGTTCGGTCTCGGGAAGGTCTTCGGTCCCCGACACGTCGCCATCGAGCACGAGCGGCTTCCGCCCGACGACCCCGAGGAGTTCGTCACCGTCAGCCGCGGCGACGAATTCTTGGGCAGCATCGCGCTCAGTTCGCTGGTCTCGCTCGACGCACCGGCCATCCACGAACCGGGGAGCAGCGACATCGCCGAGGCGGACTTCCGGTATCTGCTCGAACTGCTCGACGATACCGTCTTCTCGTCGTTCGACCGCCGACAGATGCTCGCGACGTCCCGCGAGATCGAGGACCGAGCAGTCCGCGCGGGCAAGGGCACGCTCCACGCGGGGTTCCAGCGGCTCTCGGCGTTGCGTGACCAGACGGAGACGTACCGGGCCATCGGCCGGGTCGCCGGACTCGACGTCCACGTCTACGGCGAACCCGACTGGGACCCGCCGGTCCTCCCCGGTGTGACTGTCCACGGACTGCTCGACGACGAGGTCCGCGACACGTGGTTCGTCGCCTACGACGGCGGCGGCAACGACCTCAGCAAATGTGCACTGCTCGCCCAGGAGCACGCGCCGGGCGAGTTCTACGGCTTTTGGACCTACGACCCGACACTCGTCGACCGAATCGTCGACTACGTCGAGGGGTCGTTCACCCACGTGTCGGACGGACCGGACCGGTCGGACGCGGCGAACGCACCGGTCAACGGTGGCGGATGTGAAAGCGGCGGAGGCGGCGGAAGTGGCGGAGACGGAGGAAACGACGGTCGCGGCGGAGGTGACGGCCGTGGCGGGAGCGACGGAAGCGACGGAGGCGACGAGCGAAGCGAAACTCCCTAACTGGCGCGCCGTCTCGCTTCGGCCATGCAGGACGAACCCGAAGTCGCGGTGCTCCGCTACGGCCACCGGCCGGGCCGCGACGACCGGATGACGACCCACGTCGGGCTCACGGCGAGGGCACTCGGTGCCGACCGGGTGGTCTTCCCCGACAACGCCGGGCAGTCACAGGAGACCGTCGAGGACATCACGGGCCGCTTCGGCGGCCCGTTCGAGGTCGAACTGACCGACGCGCTGAACGCAACGATACGAAACTGGGAGGGCACGGTCGTCCATCTGACGATGTACGGCGAACGCGTCCAGGACGTCGAAGGCGAGATTCGGGAGGCACACCGCGAGGAGCCGCTGCTCGTCGTCGTCGGCGGCGAGAAGGTTCCCTTCGAGGTCTACGAGGGGGCGGACTGGAACGTCGGCGTCACGAACCAGCCGCACTCGGAGGTCGCCGGACTCGCGGTCTTCCTCGACCGGCTGTTCGACGGCCGTGAACTCGAACGGGAGTGGGAAGACGCGGACCGACAGGTGATTCCGATGGCGACGGGCAAGAAAGTCGTCGACCCCGACGAGGAATCGTAGGCAAAACTGCTGACTGCTCGATAGAATCACTTGCCATATCGGACATTCCATCATCCGCGATGGCACAAGACCCGTGTTCGGCCGATGTCTGAGTATGACTGTTATAGCTAATTAGCCCATACACACCGTGTTCTGAAAACACAACTATGACACTTCCTTCTGTAACGCCTTCAGTGGACATCTCACAGCCAAAAGTATATTACTTATGCCAGTGACTACTGGTGCGTGCCAGAATTCAGCGTGACGGGTGAGAGCGTAGAGGAACTGAACCAGTTTACCAGCGAACTCCACAAGGCAACCGAATTACAGGACGGCGAATTACAAGATCTGTTCGCTGATTTAATCAAAGTGCGCGACTGCCTGAAAGACAAGACCAGTTCTGGACGTGCAATCAGGAAGAATCGTATCGAGGATAGTGTGGAACTGGAACAAGCAGGTAGTGTTGGAGTACTATTGAAAACACTCAGTTCGGCTGGGGTCGCTACATCTACTGGACAGGGTGGCAATTGGAAGTACGAGTGAGAAAGAGCGACGACACTTCACGTAGCTGAGTGACAAGCTCCAATCGATTTTCACAGGGTACTGTTGGGTCTTCCAAGATTTACTCAGACGGCCACGTCCTCCAGTTTCTCCAACAACGTGAACTCGGGGGTGCCCTCCACACCGACCCACTGCATCCGTTCGTCGAGGTCCGCGGAGTCAGCCAACGCGCGGGCGTTGTCGAGCGTGTCCCACTCCAAGAGCGCGACGATTTCCGTTCGGTCGTCGGCGACGTGAAATAGCCCGCCGCCGAGACAGCCAGCGGCTTCGTGGGTCGCCGCGTGGTCGCCGAAGGCGGGTTTCCAGATGGTATAGTCTCTGAGTCGGTGTCGGATGAGGAGATACGGCATGGGTCTCTCCCCGAGAGAGGTATCTGTAGGGTATAGCGACTGTTGACGGTCCGCTAGAGTGACTGACTTCCAGGAGTGGTCGGGGCTTACTGCTCGGCGTCGACGGCCGATGTTGGACCCTCGGCGTCGCACTCCGTCACGTGCTCCTCGCGGCTGACGTCGCGGGCGACGACGTGCGGCACCGTCGCGTCGGTCCCGCGGTCGCCGACCGCGAAGCCCACGGCGACGGCGACGGCGGCGAACCCCCCGAGGACGACGTCGTCGGCGACGGCCACCTCGTAGGCGAGGACGCAGGCGATGACGACCCACTTGAGGAGCGTCCGCATCGCCTCCTGTCGGCGGCGGTCGGTCTCGGCCGCGGCGACGACGCGGTCACCGTCACCTGCGGGGACCGTGACGTATCGGAGACCGCCGCCGTCGGCGTACCGGAGCACGTCCACCAGTTCGTCGCTCATGTCAGCGATACGATGCCAGCGGGGATGAACCTTGTGTCGGTGTGTCACGGAACCGCCAGCGGTGGCGGTCTGAGACCCCGCATCCGGTGCTTTTAAACAGTTTTGCGGCTGAGTAACGGGTAATGGCTTTTGAGGACCTGCTGAACGACCCTGTCATCCAGAAGTACCTCCACGAGCTGGTTGGCCCCACGGGGATGCCGGTCGCCGCCGCGCCGCCGGACGGCGAAGTGACCGACGAAGAGCTGGCCGAGGAGTTGGGTCTCGAACTCAACGACGTCCGCCGGGCGCTCTTCATCCTGTACGAGAACGACCTCGCGACCTACCGCCGCGTCCGCGACGAGGACTCCGGCTGGCTCACCTATCTGTGGACCTTCGAGTACGAGAACATCCCGGAGAACCTCAAAGAGGAGATGGGACGGCTGCTCGAAGCGATCGAAGAGCGCGAGGAGTACGAGCGCACCCACGAGTTCTACCTCTGTGAGGTCTGTTCCATCCGCTTCGAGTTCGGTGAGGCGATGGACTTCGGCTTCGAATGTCCCGAATGTGGCTCGCCGCTCGAATCGATGGAGAACAACCACCTCGTCGACGCGATGACACGACGCGTCGACGAACTGCGCGACGAACTCAACGTGGACGCTACCAGCTAATGGTCGTACTCGCAACCAAATGTTACGTCAGCGGCGACGCACGCGACCGAGCGCTCAAGAGCCTCGGTTCGATGATTCAGAACGACATCGGTGACCTCGACGTCGAGTGGGACATCGGTGTCCGCGACGACGACTTCATCAGCGTCACCGTCACCGGCGACGACGCGGAGGTCGCCCGCAACCTCCTCCGCGAGGAGTGGGGGTCGGTCGTCCCGCAGCACCGCGAGGGCGAGACCTACGTCGGGACGCTCGACGCCTGGGACGACGAGGGCTTCTACCTCGACGTCGGCCACGGCAACCGCGTGTTCGTCGCCCGCGACGACCTCGGTCTCGGCCAGGGGTCGCCGACGCAGATCCGCGAACGGTTCGGCATCGTCCAGCACACCCCGCTGAAGTTCGTCGCGGGTGAGACACCCCGGCTCGCCGACGAGACGGTCGATATGCTCTACGACTGGACGCGCGGCGAGGGTCGCGTCAACGTCAACAGCGCGACCCGTGGCGAGGTCCGAGCGACGGTCAACCGCGCGGGTCACGCCCACGACATCGTCACGGTCGAACGGCTGGGGCTGCTCGAACAGAGCATCATGTGCCGGGAGGGAACCGACCCGCCGGGACTGCTCTCCAGCATCGGCGAATACGTGCCTGCGGAGCTTCGTTGCGTCATCACATGAACAAGCGACTGGTCCTCGGTACCGCCGCGCTCGCCGTCCTCCTCGTCACCTCCGGCTGTCTCGGGGCCATCATGGGTCCCCAAGACGTCTCGGACACCCAACTGAACGAAGAACCACCCGTCGACTACGCCTTCGACAGCGACCGCGACGTCCACATCACCGTGACGGAGAACGCCCAGTTCGCGGCCGTCTACGAGATGAACGGGTCGAGTATCGAGCTGTTCCGTCGCGACGGCTTCGGCGGCCGCAACTCCATCCCGGTCTCCGCGCTCCGCTACCAGTACGAGAACGGGACCGTCCTCAACGGGACGCAGCTGAAGGCCCGCGGCGGCAGCGTCCAGCAGACCCGCGAGGTCGTGACGGTGACGCTCCCGAGCGACGCGAACGCCGACGGGAAGCTGGCGTTCACCTCGTCGTCGTCGCCGAAGCGGTTCTCGCTGCCGACGTACGTCGAAGGCTCCTACGAGGTCGTCCTGCCGCCGGATCGGCGCGTCGACTTCTTCCTGTTCGGACAGGTGCGGCCGAGTGCCGACGAGCGGTTCGAGGACGACCAAGGCCGGACGCATCTCCAGTGGGAGAACGTCGACACCGAGTCGGTGCTCGTCCAGTTCTACCTCCAGCGTGACCTCTACATCTTCGGCGGCATCGCGGCCCTCCTCGTCCTCGTCGCCGGGGGCGGGCTGGCCTACTACAAACGCCAGATCGAGGCACTCCGCGAGCGTCGCCAGCAGATGGGGCTCTCCG
Proteins encoded in this window:
- a CDS encoding outer membrane protein assembly factor BamB family protein, with product MHRRAFLAAGMAVGTAGCLQFSETDAGTEGSTATESPPSETAGEPTATATEEPTETPAATLDELACPADRSLSGAPTDDWGQPQSDAAGTGYVPEESVGTSSACIAWRQENLGRASNAVVLSDSFVFTGGDGGDGLRASDRTTGELAWTTQELLPEAYNVRNPLVVDGTVYFTGEVSGDGGHVFALDAETGREQWRAKPVTDAGNMGVLRADGRTLYGTSLIENEGDNAVAWALDTREQTTRWQTPLSGRRVLSCAVGDGRVYFGGDNDVPAGIQALDADTGAVLWRAIEAQVAGAPTPTADAVYATTNDTPDAPTLFALDPETGDTQWTYETMNGTDASPIVADDTVTFSTPDGLFCLGTDGTGLWRYDGRGSRTSRGSPVRVGETVLVGSSTDDGGLLAVDATSGEPQWFVPTPAVPMTPAAVDGDIYAMYRTEDDWAHHLMALRTA
- a CDS encoding DUF2797 domain-containing protein codes for the protein MQIVGYDSGDDAGLLVSDGDGLDYVALDAGTDLAYTLGERHCAGTVHEETHIACDAPRAPYCRDHQYTWVCARCTGTCLKDEMDCYDDHAVYLAAFAPNVFKVGVTKHWRLDTRLREQGADRAAHIRTVDNGRVAREIEAGIAETVTDRVRVPTKREGLHRAVDADLWNEFVAEFDPIETFEFDYGFDLADQPMAETIATGTVRGTKGRLLVLDHAGSTYAVDMRDLVGYEVEAGRTEKDVQSSLGAFG
- a CDS encoding BsuPI-related putative proteinase inhibitor, yielding MLDATLAADTEGDTVRFTLTVENTGTDAETLSFRDSQRAEFVARSGETEVWRWSEGQLFAQMLGSETVEPGATVTYEAEWEVASGGTYTVVGTVVADDCDVSAEATVSV
- a CDS encoding NAD-dependent epimerase/dehydratase family protein; translation: MKLSDKRVVVTGGAGLVGSHLAARLAADNDVVVADDLSKGSRDRVPEGVEFVECDMTDADDVATAVTEDVDVVFHFAAYTDTNYANPRQLFEENTEMTYNLLERMAEVGVTNLAFTSSSTVYGEAPMPTPEDYAPLEPISVYGASKLADEGLISTYAHSDEFTAWVFRFANIVGPHQRGNVVPDFIQKLIDDPEELEILGNGRQEKSYLHVSDCVDAMCHVVEHATKDMNTYNLGTRTTTSVTTIADIVADEMGLDPDYSYTGGDRGWKGDVPKMRLSIEKLSALGWEPTTSSDDAVRKAARDLIDELTE
- a CDS encoding DICT sensory domain-containing protein, which produces MTLTEFIREMEDRRKTVTVFARRPQFGLGKVFGPRHVAIEHERLPPDDPEEFVTVSRGDEFLGSIALSSLVSLDAPAIHEPGSSDIAEADFRYLLELLDDTVFSSFDRRQMLATSREIEDRAVRAGKGTLHAGFQRLSALRDQTETYRAIGRVAGLDVHVYGEPDWDPPVLPGVTVHGLLDDEVRDTWFVAYDGGGNDLSKCALLAQEHAPGEFYGFWTYDPTLVDRIVDYVEGSFTHVSDGPDRSDAANAPVNGGGCESGGGGGSGGDGGNDGRGGGDGRGGSDGSDGGDERSETP
- a CDS encoding tRNA (cytidine(56)-2'-O)-methyltransferase, producing MQDEPEVAVLRYGHRPGRDDRMTTHVGLTARALGADRVVFPDNAGQSQETVEDITGRFGGPFEVELTDALNATIRNWEGTVVHLTMYGERVQDVEGEIREAHREEPLLVVVGGEKVPFEVYEGADWNVGVTNQPHSEVAGLAVFLDRLFDGRELEREWEDADRQVIPMATGKKVVDPDEES
- a CDS encoding transcription factor; this encodes MAFEDLLNDPVIQKYLHELVGPTGMPVAAAPPDGEVTDEELAEELGLELNDVRRALFILYENDLATYRRVRDEDSGWLTYLWTFEYENIPENLKEEMGRLLEAIEEREEYERTHEFYLCEVCSIRFEFGEAMDFGFECPECGSPLESMENNHLVDAMTRRVDELRDELNVDATS
- a CDS encoding DUF2110 family protein gives rise to the protein MVVLATKCYVSGDARDRALKSLGSMIQNDIGDLDVEWDIGVRDDDFISVTVTGDDAEVARNLLREEWGSVVPQHREGETYVGTLDAWDDEGFYLDVGHGNRVFVARDDLGLGQGSPTQIRERFGIVQHTPLKFVAGETPRLADETVDMLYDWTRGEGRVNVNSATRGEVRATVNRAGHAHDIVTVERLGLLEQSIMCREGTDPPGLLSSIGEYVPAELRCVIT
- a CDS encoding DUF5803 family protein produces the protein MNKRLVLGTAALAVLLVTSGCLGAIMGPQDVSDTQLNEEPPVDYAFDSDRDVHITVTENAQFAAVYEMNGSSIELFRRDGFGGRNSIPVSALRYQYENGTVLNGTQLKARGGSVQQTREVVTVTLPSDANADGKLAFTSSSSPKRFSLPTYVEGSYEVVLPPDRRVDFFLFGQVRPSADERFEDDQGRTHLQWENVDTESVLVQFYLQRDLYIFGGIAALLVLVAGGGLAYYKRQIEALRERRQQMGLSVDVSDDDDGPPPGMG